From Spirosoma aerolatum, one genomic window encodes:
- a CDS encoding EcsC family protein gives MIAYERAVRNELIRWQQAMQKPPSAFGKLSTSLQRRINRIIPDRVHAIITGTIKQMTRAVLFGAEFLNKPPVEGQTLTQRDAAVAKRIDFYRKTSAAEGGVTGAGGFWLGLADFPILLALKMKMLFEIASLYGFSVSDYRERVFILYVFQLAFSSQERRQVVYEYIANWPEHSRQLPEDINQFDWLTFQQEYRDYIDLAKMAQLIPGIGAAVGIVVNYRLINQLGRTAMNAYRMRLIAADKSSLLTE, from the coding sequence ATGATTGCTTACGAACGAGCGGTTCGAAACGAATTGATCCGCTGGCAACAGGCCATGCAGAAGCCGCCATCCGCCTTTGGCAAGCTCTCAACGTCGTTGCAGCGCCGAATAAATCGCATCATTCCCGATCGGGTCCATGCCATTATTACAGGGACGATTAAGCAGATGACACGGGCGGTTTTATTTGGGGCTGAGTTTCTGAACAAGCCCCCAGTAGAAGGACAGACACTTACACAACGCGACGCGGCTGTAGCAAAACGGATCGATTTTTATCGGAAAACCAGCGCGGCTGAAGGTGGGGTAACCGGGGCAGGTGGGTTTTGGCTCGGACTGGCCGATTTTCCCATTCTGTTGGCGTTAAAAATGAAAATGCTGTTCGAAATTGCCAGCCTGTATGGTTTTTCGGTGAGCGACTACCGCGAGCGGGTTTTTATTCTGTATGTCTTTCAACTGGCCTTTTCGAGCCAGGAGCGTCGGCAGGTGGTATATGAGTACATCGCCAACTGGCCCGAACACAGCCGTCAATTACCGGAAGATATCAATCAGTTCGACTGGCTAACCTTTCAGCAGGAGTATCGCGACTATATCGACCTGGCGAAGATGGCCCAACTGATTCCTGGTATCGGAGCAGCGGTGGGCATTGTTGTCAATTATCGGCTGATTAATCAACTAGGCCGGACCGCCATGAATGCGTACCGGATGCGACTAATAGCGGCTGATAAATCTTCATTGTTAACCGAGTAG
- a CDS encoding murein L,D-transpeptidase catalytic domain family protein → MKNVFLLLVGLSIVYLATTGYKSTRNVTLAAAAPKAATTLKLNSTGHLAIYDQLNLAQTGLQRSVFEYALRGWQKMDTAKSMLTIVDLSQPSNRKRLYVVDLFNKKLLFNTYVAHGRNSGDLVANQFSNTQSSFQSSLGFYQTLSTYMGKHGLSLQLKGLEKGFNDNVYNRNIVLHGADYVCEDIIRKTGRLGRSQGCPAVPYADSKGIIQAVKGGSCLFVYAPNSDYLAQSTYLAQPYTSL, encoded by the coding sequence ATGAAGAATGTTTTTTTGCTTTTGGTAGGTTTGTCCATAGTTTATTTGGCTACCACCGGATACAAATCCACTCGTAACGTTACTCTAGCAGCCGCAGCGCCTAAGGCGGCAACGACATTAAAACTTAATTCAACGGGGCATCTCGCTATTTATGACCAACTTAACTTAGCACAGACCGGTTTACAGCGTAGTGTTTTTGAATATGCCCTCCGTGGCTGGCAGAAAATGGACACGGCCAAATCCATGCTGACGATAGTCGATCTGAGCCAACCCTCGAATCGTAAACGACTCTATGTGGTGGATTTGTTCAACAAAAAGCTGCTTTTCAACACCTATGTTGCGCATGGACGAAACTCAGGCGATCTGGTGGCTAATCAATTCTCTAATACGCAGTCCTCGTTTCAGTCGAGCCTGGGCTTTTATCAGACCCTGAGCACCTACATGGGTAAACACGGTTTGTCGCTCCAACTGAAAGGACTGGAGAAAGGCTTTAACGACAATGTCTACAATCGAAATATTGTCCTTCACGGAGCCGATTATGTTTGTGAAGACATTATTCGAAAAACTGGGCGTTTAGGCCGCAGTCAGGGTTGCCCAGCCGTTCCCTATGCCGACTCGAAAGGCATTATACAGGCGGTCAAAGGTGGTTCCTGCCTATTCGTCTATGCGCCCAATTCAGACTATCTGGCTCAGTCGACTTACTTAGCCCAGCCATACACGTCTTTATAA
- a CDS encoding serine hydrolase domain-containing protein, whose protein sequence is MLTRFTPTCWLLFILVLSLTPTLLPAQTKELERNPAQFDAFIDQLMKRDSIPGLSIAIIRQNKLVYHKGYGLTRSDSTQKVTSETIFEAASLTKPTFAYAVLQLVDQGLLDLDKPLCEYLPYSDVATDERYKKITARLVLSHRSGLPNWRKNRRSSELAMLRTPGERFGYSGEGFVYLQKVVEKITGKPINEFMEERVLNPLGMTNSGYVWKPTFDSHVALPHYEGDNVGEKYKPDQANMAYSLQTSANDYAKFILAILTPKGLKASTVDQILSQQTQLPTRFSGDSLSTRLYWGLGFGLERTPNDTYFWHWGDNGAFKCYLVGSRSRKDAVVYFTNSATGLRLISDITKQVMGYDPATSGFLGYQTPRKP, encoded by the coding sequence ATGCTAACACGTTTTACACCTACCTGCTGGCTTCTGTTTATACTGGTGTTGTCGCTTACACCTACCTTACTCCCTGCGCAAACTAAGGAACTGGAAAGGAATCCAGCTCAGTTCGACGCCTTCATCGACCAACTGATGAAACGGGATAGCATACCGGGTCTGTCCATCGCCATCATCCGGCAGAATAAGCTAGTGTATCACAAAGGTTATGGTCTTACCCGCTCCGATTCGACCCAGAAAGTAACCTCCGAAACCATTTTCGAAGCTGCTTCGCTTACTAAACCTACGTTTGCCTACGCTGTTCTGCAACTGGTGGACCAAGGATTGCTTGACCTGGACAAACCCTTGTGTGAGTACCTTCCCTACTCTGATGTAGCGACTGATGAGCGTTATAAAAAAATCACGGCCCGACTGGTTCTGAGCCACCGAAGTGGCTTACCGAACTGGCGTAAAAACCGACGTTCTTCTGAGCTTGCTATGCTGCGTACGCCCGGCGAACGATTCGGGTATTCGGGCGAAGGTTTTGTGTATCTGCAAAAAGTGGTTGAAAAAATTACGGGCAAGCCCATCAACGAATTCATGGAAGAGCGGGTACTAAACCCACTGGGCATGACCAACAGCGGTTATGTCTGGAAGCCCACATTCGATTCACACGTTGCCCTACCCCATTACGAAGGCGATAACGTTGGCGAAAAATATAAACCCGATCAGGCGAATATGGCCTACTCCTTACAAACCTCGGCCAACGACTACGCCAAATTCATACTGGCCATTCTTACACCAAAGGGCCTGAAAGCGTCAACTGTTGATCAGATACTCAGTCAGCAAACGCAGCTCCCAACCCGCTTTTCGGGCGATTCCTTATCGACCCGGTTGTACTGGGGACTCGGCTTCGGGCTGGAACGCACACCCAACGATACCTATTTCTGGCACTGGGGCGACAATGGAGCGTTCAAATGTTATCTAGTTGGCAGTCGTAGCCGCAAAGATGCCGTTGTATACTTTACCAATTCAGCCACTGGCCTACGATTAATCAGCGACATCACCAAACAGGTAATGGGCTACGATCCGGCAACGTCTGGCTTCCTGGGCTACCAAACCCCTAGAAAGCCATAA